A stretch of the Microcella sp. genome encodes the following:
- a CDS encoding ABC transporter ATP-binding protein: protein MSSSAGANGAPIKSVDLHVGEAAPGVKKVDPIIVADHIKRSFGGLTAVDVEHLEIPRGAITALIGPNGAGKTTLFNLLTGFDKPDTGEWTFDGQGISGIPAFKVARKGQVRTFQLTKALGLLTVLDNMKLGAKGQSGENLARALFPWFWRKQEAEIEARALELLARFKLDEKKNDYAAGLSGGQRKLLEMARALMSQPTLVMLDEPMAGVNPALTQSLLDHILNLKTEGMTVLFVEHDMHMVRHIADWVVVMAEGKVVAEGDPHEVMANPAVIDAYLGSHHDSDLGDLDTGVISAIKELADDDADEHKH, encoded by the coding sequence TTGTCAAGTAGCGCTGGCGCCAACGGCGCCCCGATCAAGTCAGTCGACCTGCACGTCGGTGAGGCAGCTCCCGGTGTCAAGAAGGTCGATCCCATCATCGTCGCCGACCACATCAAGCGCAGTTTCGGCGGCTTGACGGCGGTCGATGTCGAGCACCTCGAGATTCCGCGCGGCGCGATCACGGCCCTCATCGGCCCGAACGGCGCCGGTAAGACCACGCTCTTCAACCTGCTGACGGGCTTCGACAAGCCCGACACGGGCGAGTGGACGTTCGACGGGCAGGGCATCTCGGGCATCCCCGCCTTCAAGGTGGCCCGCAAGGGCCAGGTGCGCACCTTCCAGCTCACCAAGGCCCTCGGCCTGCTGACCGTGCTCGACAACATGAAGCTCGGAGCAAAGGGCCAGAGCGGCGAGAACCTCGCCCGCGCGCTGTTCCCGTGGTTCTGGCGCAAGCAAGAGGCCGAGATCGAGGCGCGTGCGCTCGAGCTGCTCGCGCGCTTCAAACTCGACGAGAAGAAGAACGACTACGCGGCCGGGCTCTCGGGCGGGCAGCGCAAGCTGCTCGAGATGGCCAGGGCCCTCATGAGCCAACCGACGTTGGTCATGCTCGACGAGCCGATGGCCGGCGTGAACCCGGCGCTGACCCAGTCGTTGCTCGACCACATTCTCAACCTCAAGACCGAGGGCATGACCGTGCTCTTCGTCGAGCACGACATGCACATGGTGCGTCACATCGCCGACTGGGTCGTCGTGATGGCCGAGGGCAAGGTGGTGGCCGAAGGCGACCCGCACGAAGTCATGGCGAACCCCGCGGTGATCGACGCCTACTTGGGCTCGCACCACGACTCAGACCTGGGCGATCTCGACACCGGAGTGATTTCTGCGATCAAGGAGCTGGCCGATGACGACGCCGACGAACACAAGCACTGA
- a CDS encoding Gfo/Idh/MocA family protein has translation MTGSALSIERPGSRDDAPLRVAVVGAGGWGAQHARMITERVDTELVGIVGRTPDRTEARAAEYGTRAYTSIARMLETEHPDLVTVSLPNEEHFAPTLELLRAGVPLLVEKPLVFDLAEADQLLEAAGDIFFGINFNHRYAEPVQRARAAVQAGELGELVFATWRFGGEANRGPSPHANLIETQCHGFDTLEHLCGPIVSVAAQMTTMTYGAFSTVAIALEFASGAVGTMLGSYDSSYAYPDTQRVELNGTAGRAVIHDTVRALTLQSVGDETERVWRPGYFDDEARSFERTADRHLDAVLAALRAGSPPPIPASAGRRALELAHAVIRSHETGARVPTTPAAP, from the coding sequence GTGACAGGCAGCGCGCTCAGCATCGAACGACCCGGGTCGCGCGACGACGCACCGCTGCGGGTCGCCGTCGTCGGAGCCGGCGGCTGGGGCGCCCAGCACGCGCGCATGATCACCGAGCGGGTCGACACCGAGCTCGTGGGCATCGTGGGTCGCACCCCCGATCGCACCGAGGCGCGCGCGGCCGAGTACGGCACGCGCGCCTACACCTCGATCGCGCGCATGCTCGAGACCGAGCATCCCGACCTCGTCACCGTCAGCCTGCCCAACGAAGAGCACTTCGCTCCGACGCTCGAGCTGCTGCGCGCGGGTGTGCCGCTGCTCGTCGAGAAGCCGCTCGTCTTCGACCTCGCAGAGGCCGATCAGTTGCTCGAGGCAGCCGGCGACATCTTCTTCGGCATCAACTTCAACCACCGCTACGCCGAACCCGTGCAGCGGGCGCGGGCGGCGGTGCAGGCCGGCGAGCTCGGCGAGCTCGTGTTCGCGACCTGGCGCTTCGGCGGCGAGGCCAACCGGGGGCCGTCGCCGCACGCCAACCTCATCGAGACGCAGTGCCACGGCTTCGACACGCTCGAGCACCTGTGCGGGCCGATTGTCTCAGTCGCCGCGCAGATGACGACGATGACCTACGGCGCGTTCAGCACGGTGGCCATCGCCCTCGAATTCGCCTCGGGAGCCGTCGGCACCATGCTCGGCTCGTACGACTCGTCGTACGCCTACCCCGACACCCAGCGCGTGGAGCTCAACGGCACGGCGGGTCGCGCGGTCATCCACGACACCGTGCGGGCGCTGACCCTGCAGTCGGTCGGCGACGAGACCGAGCGGGTGTGGCGGCCGGGCTACTTCGACGACGAGGCACGGTCGTTCGAGCGCACTGCCGACCGGCATCTGGATGCTGTGCTCGCAGCCCTGCGCGCGGGCTCACCCCCGCCGATCCCCGCGTCGGCGGGTCGCCGTGCGCTCGAGCTCGCGCACGCGGTGATCCGCTCGCACGAGACCGGGGCCCGCGTGCCGACCACGCCCGCGGCCCCGTAG
- a CDS encoding ABC transporter substrate-binding protein, which translates to MSVFTSGSGRRSRSLSSILGGIAIVGASALVLSACATAEPEEPAGPAEQLTLKIGTILPQSGALAFLGPPEEAGVALAVQEINEADLGITVEAIYRDSGDTTTDTATVSVTDLLSQDVTAIVGAASSGVSFTVIDQITGAGVVHFSPANTSPDFTNYDDGGLYWRTAPSDLLQGEVLGNLIAEDGAATLGMLVLNDAYGTGLAAALGATFEAAGGEVVAEELFNEGDTSFDAQVSALTAAAPDAIAVITFDQAKVVVPALVGAGYPGSQLYFVDGNLANYTEDFEPGLVEGAKGTLPGPALADGFRDRLLEVDPDLTEFAYSAESYDTVILLALAALAAGSTEGVDIASKLQEVSGGSGDGEKATDFASAAQIILDGGVVDYDGPSGPITFDENGDPTEATIGIYQYAADNTFSRIN; encoded by the coding sequence ATGAGCGTATTCACTTCCGGCTCAGGCCGCCGCTCTCGTTCTCTCTCGTCCATCCTCGGTGGCATTGCCATCGTGGGTGCCAGCGCACTCGTTCTGAGTGCCTGCGCGACGGCAGAGCCCGAAGAGCCGGCCGGTCCCGCCGAGCAGCTGACCCTCAAGATCGGCACCATCCTCCCGCAGAGTGGCGCGCTGGCGTTCCTCGGCCCGCCGGAGGAGGCAGGCGTTGCTCTTGCCGTGCAAGAGATCAACGAAGCCGACCTCGGCATCACGGTTGAGGCCATCTACCGCGACTCGGGTGACACCACGACCGACACCGCCACCGTCTCGGTGACCGACCTCCTTTCGCAGGACGTCACGGCCATCGTCGGCGCAGCGTCGTCGGGCGTCTCGTTCACCGTGATCGACCAGATCACCGGTGCGGGCGTTGTGCACTTCTCGCCGGCGAACACCTCGCCTGACTTCACGAACTACGACGATGGTGGCCTCTACTGGCGCACCGCCCCCAGCGACCTGCTGCAGGGCGAGGTGCTCGGCAACCTGATCGCCGAAGACGGCGCTGCCACGCTTGGCATGCTCGTTCTCAACGACGCCTACGGCACCGGCCTCGCGGCCGCGCTCGGCGCGACGTTCGAGGCTGCCGGTGGCGAGGTTGTCGCCGAGGAGCTGTTCAACGAGGGTGACACGAGCTTCGACGCTCAGGTCTCCGCGCTGACCGCAGCCGCTCCTGACGCGATCGCCGTCATCACCTTCGACCAGGCAAAGGTCGTCGTGCCCGCACTCGTGGGCGCCGGCTACCCCGGAAGCCAGCTGTACTTCGTCGATGGCAACCTCGCGAACTACACCGAGGACTTCGAGCCCGGCCTCGTCGAGGGCGCCAAGGGCACGCTGCCCGGCCCGGCACTGGCAGACGGTTTCCGTGACCGCCTGCTCGAGGTCGACCCCGACCTGACCGAGTTCGCGTACTCGGCCGAGTCGTACGACACGGTCATCCTGCTCGCGCTCGCGGCTCTCGCCGCCGGCTCGACTGAGGGCGTCGACATCGCGTCGAAGCTCCAGGAGGTCTCGGGTGGTTCCGGCGATGGTGAGAAGGCGACCGACTTCGCGTCGGCCGCGCAGATCATCCTCGACGGCGGCGTTGTCGACTACGACGGTCCTTCGGGCCCGATCACGTTCGACGAGAACGGCGACCCCACTGAGGCGACCATCGGCATCTACCAGTACGCTGCCGACAACACCTTCAGCCGCATCAACTAG
- a CDS encoding glycerol-3-phosphate dehydrogenase/oxidase, producing the protein MARTVTRSSKLGPEERSAAIERLKAKELDVLVVGGGIVGTGAALDAVTRGLSTGMLEQRDWGSGTSSRSSKLVHGGIRYLEQLDFRLVREALIERGLLLQRLAPHLVKPVKFLYPLTKPIIERAYIGAGMALYDVFSYTGGRPPGVPHHRHLSKRQVLKAAPSLADDAFTGGLTYYDAQVDDARYVSTLARTASFYGAHVASRVRVEGFIKVGERVVGVKAHDLETGEHFEVKARQVVNATGVWTDDTQAMVGERGQFKVRASKGIHLVVPRDRFQSTVGLLLRTEKSVLFVIPWGRHWLIGTTDTDWNLDKAHPAATAADIDYVLSTVNEVLRVKLTREDVEGVFAGLRPLLSGESDETSKLSREHIVAHTVPGLVVVAGGKWTTYRIMAKDAIDEATAALDGTIAPCVTEHISLLGAEGYQAAWNKRRKIARAFGVHTVRIEHLLNRYGVMTDELLELIMARPELQEPLPGADDYIGAEVVYAATHEGALHIEDVLARRTRISIEAWDRGVAAAPVVAELMAAELGWDAERTQWEIDHYLRRVAAEIASQEQPDDVSADRVRLEAPDVVASTRP; encoded by the coding sequence ATGGCTCGCACGGTCACCCGTTCATCGAAGCTCGGCCCCGAAGAGCGCTCGGCGGCCATCGAACGGCTGAAGGCCAAAGAGCTCGACGTGCTCGTGGTCGGCGGCGGCATCGTCGGCACGGGGGCTGCGCTCGACGCCGTGACCCGGGGCCTCAGCACGGGCATGCTCGAGCAGCGCGACTGGGGCAGCGGCACCTCGAGCCGGTCGTCGAAGCTCGTGCACGGAGGAATCCGGTACCTCGAGCAGCTCGACTTCAGGCTCGTGCGCGAGGCGCTCATCGAGCGCGGGCTGCTGCTGCAGCGGCTCGCCCCGCACCTCGTCAAGCCGGTCAAGTTCTTGTACCCGCTGACGAAGCCGATCATCGAGCGGGCCTACATCGGTGCGGGCATGGCCCTCTACGACGTGTTCAGCTACACCGGCGGGCGCCCGCCGGGGGTGCCGCACCACCGTCACCTCTCGAAGCGCCAGGTGCTCAAGGCGGCGCCGAGCCTCGCCGACGACGCGTTCACGGGCGGCCTCACGTACTACGACGCTCAGGTCGACGATGCGCGCTACGTGTCGACGCTCGCGCGCACGGCCTCTTTCTATGGTGCCCACGTGGCGAGTCGGGTGCGGGTCGAAGGCTTCATCAAGGTCGGCGAGCGCGTCGTCGGCGTGAAGGCGCACGACCTCGAAACCGGCGAGCACTTCGAGGTCAAGGCTCGTCAGGTGGTCAACGCCACGGGCGTCTGGACCGACGACACGCAGGCGATGGTCGGCGAGCGCGGTCAATTCAAGGTGCGGGCATCCAAGGGCATTCACCTCGTCGTGCCGCGCGATCGCTTCCAGTCGACCGTCGGCCTTCTGCTGCGCACCGAGAAGAGCGTGCTGTTCGTGATTCCGTGGGGACGCCACTGGCTCATCGGCACGACCGACACCGACTGGAACCTTGACAAAGCGCACCCGGCCGCCACCGCCGCCGACATCGACTACGTTCTCTCGACGGTCAACGAGGTGCTGCGCGTCAAGCTCACGCGCGAAGACGTCGAAGGCGTGTTCGCGGGGCTGCGTCCGCTGCTCTCAGGTGAGTCGGACGAGACTTCGAAGCTCAGCCGCGAGCACATTGTCGCGCACACCGTTCCGGGCCTCGTCGTCGTGGCAGGCGGCAAGTGGACGACCTACCGCATCATGGCGAAAGATGCGATCGACGAGGCCACGGCGGCGCTCGACGGCACGATCGCGCCGTGCGTGACCGAGCACATCTCGCTGCTCGGCGCCGAAGGCTACCAGGCTGCGTGGAACAAGCGCCGCAAGATCGCCCGCGCCTTCGGCGTGCACACTGTGCGCATTGAGCACCTGCTCAACCGCTACGGCGTCATGACTGACGAGCTGCTCGAGCTCATCATGGCGCGACCCGAGCTGCAGGAACCGCTGCCGGGCGCTGACGACTACATCGGTGCTGAGGTCGTCTACGCGGCGACACACGAGGGCGCACTGCACATCGAAGACGTGCTCGCACGCCGCACCCGTATCTCGATCGAGGCATGGGATCGCGGCGTCGCGGCCGCGCCGGTGGTCGCCGAGCTGATGGCCGCCGAATTGGGGTGGGATGCTGAGCGCACGCAGTGGGAGATCGACCACTATCTGCGCCGCGTGGCCGCTGAGATTGCGAGCCAGGAGCAGCCCGATGACGTGAGCGCCGACCGCGTGCGGCTCGAGGCGCCCGATGTCGTCGCCTCGACGCGCCCCTGA
- a CDS encoding branched-chain amino acid ABC transporter permease, whose amino-acid sequence MLFATIVAALTFSAVSPAAAEEIGLDEYDNRISGLVELADEPLADVQLVVDGQGFRVEVVSGDDGRWAVGVPERGEYTVTLNEDTLPEGIAVIDEDLEQPNVRTINVGQSGVAIANFFIGQGERNTVSLFDQVIERIFNGLNFGLLLALAAIGLSLVFGTTGLSNFAHAELVTFGGLMALLFSIGFGIPIWLAIPIAIALSAAFGWVNDAALWKPLRRRGVGLIPMMIVSIGLSLAVRYVYQLFVGGDTQQLPGATDTTFSIGVFGLSWIDVGSMVLSVIVLLAVGYFLLRTRIGKATRAVSDNPSLAAASGIDVDRVIRIVWVMAGALAGLSGILWAYFRPGVSWDMGFQILLLTFAAVTLGGLGTAFGALVGALIVGMFVELSTLIIPSDMKYVGALVILILVLLVRPQGILGRKERIG is encoded by the coding sequence GTGCTCTTCGCGACCATTGTGGCCGCCCTCACCTTCTCGGCCGTCTCACCGGCTGCCGCCGAAGAGATCGGCCTCGACGAGTACGACAACCGCATCAGCGGCCTCGTCGAACTCGCCGACGAGCCTCTTGCCGACGTGCAGCTCGTCGTTGACGGGCAAGGCTTCCGCGTCGAGGTCGTCTCGGGCGACGACGGCCGCTGGGCCGTGGGCGTTCCCGAGCGGGGTGAGTACACCGTCACGCTCAACGAAGACACACTGCCCGAGGGCATCGCGGTCATCGATGAAGACCTCGAGCAGCCCAACGTGCGCACGATCAACGTGGGCCAGTCGGGTGTCGCGATCGCCAACTTCTTCATCGGGCAGGGCGAGCGCAACACCGTCAGCCTGTTCGACCAGGTCATCGAGCGCATCTTCAACGGCCTCAACTTCGGCCTACTGCTCGCCCTCGCCGCGATCGGCCTCTCGCTCGTCTTCGGCACGACGGGCCTCAGCAACTTCGCGCACGCCGAACTCGTAACCTTCGGCGGGCTCATGGCCCTGCTCTTCTCGATCGGGTTCGGCATACCCATTTGGCTCGCCATTCCGATCGCCATCGCGCTCAGTGCCGCGTTCGGCTGGGTGAACGATGCGGCGCTCTGGAAACCCTTGAGACGCCGAGGCGTCGGCCTGATCCCGATGATGATCGTCTCGATCGGTCTCTCACTCGCGGTGCGCTACGTCTACCAGCTCTTCGTCGGCGGCGACACGCAACAGCTGCCGGGCGCGACAGACACGACCTTCTCGATCGGTGTCTTCGGCCTGTCATGGATCGACGTCGGCAGCATGGTGCTCAGTGTCATCGTGCTTCTCGCCGTCGGCTACTTCCTGCTGCGCACGCGCATCGGCAAGGCGACCCGCGCAGTGAGCGACAACCCGTCGCTCGCGGCCGCGAGCGGCATCGACGTCGACCGGGTGATTCGCATCGTCTGGGTCATGGCGGGCGCGCTCGCCGGCCTCTCGGGCATCCTCTGGGCGTACTTCCGCCCCGGTGTGAGCTGGGACATGGGGTTCCAGATCTTGCTGCTGACCTTCGCCGCCGTCACGCTCGGCGGTCTCGGCACGGCCTTCGGCGCCCTCGTCGGCGCGCTCATTGTGGGCATGTTCGTCGAGCTGTCGACCCTCATCATTCCCTCCGACATGAAGTACGTCGGAGCGCTGGTGATTCTCATCCTGGTGCTGCTCGTGCGGCCTCAGGGCATCCTCGGACGCAAAGAACGAATCGGCTAG
- a CDS encoding ABC transporter ATP-binding protein — MTTPTNTSTEAAVTNETRDVVVHVDNVTAGYLPGINILEECSLTAYDGELIGIIGPNGAGKSTLLKSIFGLVKVRQGTISLYGDDITNMKANKLVAKGVGFVPQTNNVFPTLTIQENLEMGLFQKPKELTDRLAFVVSIFPELGKRLGQRAGSLSGGERQMVAMSRALMMSPEVILLDEPSAGLSPVRQDEAFLRVKEINKAGVTTIMVEQNARRCLQICDRGYVLDQGTDAYTGTGRELLNDPKVIGLYLGTLGQE, encoded by the coding sequence ATGACGACGCCGACGAACACAAGCACTGAGGCCGCCGTGACGAACGAGACGCGCGACGTCGTCGTGCACGTCGACAATGTCACTGCGGGCTATCTGCCGGGCATCAACATTCTCGAAGAGTGCTCGCTCACGGCCTATGACGGCGAGCTCATTGGCATCATTGGCCCTAACGGCGCTGGCAAGTCGACGCTGCTGAAGTCGATCTTCGGCCTGGTGAAGGTGCGTCAAGGCACCATCTCGCTCTACGGCGACGACATCACCAACATGAAGGCCAACAAGCTCGTCGCCAAGGGCGTCGGCTTCGTGCCGCAGACGAACAACGTCTTCCCGACCCTCACCATTCAAGAGAACCTCGAGATGGGGCTCTTCCAGAAGCCGAAAGAGCTCACCGATCGCCTCGCGTTCGTCGTGAGCATCTTCCCCGAGCTCGGCAAGCGTCTCGGTCAGCGCGCTGGCTCGCTCTCGGGCGGAGAGCGACAGATGGTGGCGATGAGCCGCGCGCTCATGATGAGCCCCGAGGTCATCCTGCTCGACGAGCCGAGCGCCGGCCTCTCGCCGGTGCGGCAAGACGAGGCGTTCTTGCGCGTGAAAGAGATCAACAAGGCGGGCGTCACGACCATCATGGTCGAGCAGAACGCCCGCCGCTGCCTGCAGATCTGCGATCGGGGCTATGTGCTCGACCAGGGCACCGATGCCTATACCGGCACGGGCCGTGAGCTGCTCAACGACCCCAAGGTCATCGGTCTGTACCTCGGAACCCTCGGGCAGGAATAG
- the guaB gene encoding IMP dehydrogenase, which translates to MDQPDPFGFIGLTYDDVMLLPAHTDVIPSEADTTSQLTRRIRVHAPLISAAMDTVTEARMAIAMARQGGLGILHRNLSIDEQAQQVDKVKRSESGMITNPVTTTPDATVAEVDALCGQFRVSGLPVVEGDGLLVGIITNRDMRFVSRFEADSTLVRDVMTKAPLITGPVGINQDDVLAIFAQHKIEKLPLVDDAGRLHGLITVKDFDKSEQYPNATKDAEGRLRVGAAIGFFGDAWDRAGQLRDAGIDVLVVDTANGDSRGVLEIIARLKADPAFAHIDVIGGNVATRTGAQALIDAGADAVKVGVGPGSICTTRVVAGVGVPQITAVYEASLAARPAGVPVIADGGLQYSGDIAKALVAGADTVMLGSLLAGTDESPGDLIFVNGKQFKSYRGMGSLGALQTRGTKTSYSRDRYFQADVPSDEQLIAEGIEGQVPYRGPVSSVVYQLLGGLRQSMFYTGGRTIDELKNRGKFVRITAAGLKESHPHDIQMVVEAPNYRR; encoded by the coding sequence ATGGACCAGCCCGACCCCTTCGGCTTCATCGGTCTCACCTACGACGACGTGATGCTGCTCCCTGCGCACACCGACGTCATTCCCAGCGAGGCCGACACGACCTCGCAGCTGACCCGCCGTATCCGGGTTCACGCGCCCCTCATCTCGGCCGCGATGGATACCGTGACCGAGGCCCGCATGGCGATCGCCATGGCGCGGCAGGGCGGCTTGGGCATTCTGCACCGCAACCTCTCGATCGACGAGCAGGCACAGCAAGTCGACAAGGTCAAGCGCTCCGAATCGGGCATGATCACGAATCCGGTCACCACCACGCCTGACGCGACCGTCGCCGAAGTGGATGCTCTCTGCGGGCAGTTCCGCGTCTCCGGTCTTCCCGTCGTCGAGGGCGACGGCTTGCTCGTCGGCATCATCACCAACCGTGACATGCGCTTCGTCTCGCGATTCGAAGCCGACTCCACCCTCGTGCGCGATGTGATGACGAAGGCTCCGCTCATCACCGGGCCCGTCGGCATCAATCAAGACGACGTGCTCGCGATCTTCGCCCAGCACAAGATCGAGAAGCTGCCCCTCGTCGATGACGCCGGGCGCCTGCACGGCCTGATCACCGTCAAAGACTTCGACAAGAGCGAGCAGTACCCCAACGCCACAAAAGATGCCGAGGGACGCCTGCGGGTCGGGGCCGCCATCGGCTTCTTCGGCGACGCGTGGGATCGAGCCGGGCAGCTGCGCGACGCCGGCATCGACGTGCTCGTGGTCGACACGGCCAACGGTGACAGCCGCGGCGTGCTCGAGATCATCGCGCGGCTGAAGGCCGACCCAGCTTTCGCGCACATCGACGTCATCGGCGGCAACGTCGCGACTCGCACCGGAGCCCAGGCGCTCATCGACGCGGGCGCCGACGCTGTCAAGGTCGGGGTTGGCCCTGGCTCGATCTGCACCACGCGCGTCGTCGCCGGCGTGGGCGTTCCTCAGATCACCGCGGTGTATGAGGCCTCGCTCGCGGCCCGCCCGGCCGGAGTGCCCGTCATCGCCGATGGCGGTCTGCAGTATTCGGGCGACATCGCCAAAGCCCTCGTCGCTGGCGCCGACACCGTGATGCTCGGCTCGCTGCTCGCGGGCACCGACGAGAGCCCTGGCGACCTGATCTTCGTCAACGGCAAGCAGTTCAAGTCATACCGCGGCATGGGCTCACTCGGGGCGCTGCAGACGCGCGGCACCAAGACCTCGTACTCGCGCGACCGTTACTTTCAGGCCGACGTGCCGAGCGACGAGCAGCTCATCGCCGAGGGCATCGAGGGCCAGGTGCCCTACCGCGGGCCCGTCTCGTCGGTCGTCTACCAGCTGCTCGGCGGCCTGCGGCAGTCGATGTTCTACACCGGCGGTCGCACGATCGACGAGCTGAAGAACCGCGGCAAGTTCGTGCGCATCACGGCTGCCGGGCTCAAAGAGTCGCACCCGCACGACATCCAGATGGTCGTCGAGGCGCCCAACTACCGCCGCTAG
- a CDS encoding GuaB3 family IMP dehydrogenase-related protein, which produces MEIEIGRAKRGRRAYSFDDIAVVPSRRTRDPEVVSLHWSIDALTFEIPVIAAPMDSVVSPQTAIEIGRLGGLGVLDLEGLWTRYDDAEAKLERIRELADDGATAEMQRIYAEPIKPELIATRLSEIRAAGVPVAAALSPQRTQEHHQAVIDAGVDLFVIRGTTVSAEHVSNTVEPLNLKKFIYELDVPVMVGGAATYTAALHLMRTGAAGVLVGFGGGAASTTRLSLGIHAPMATAVSDVAAARRDYLDESGGRYVHVIADGGLGTSGDIVKAVAMGADAVMLGTALARATDAPGGGWHWGPEAHHPELPRGRRVHVGQFAPLQQLLFGPSATADGQANLMGALRRSMATTGYSDLKEFQRVDVVVAPYTAGR; this is translated from the coding sequence ATGGAGATCGAGATCGGGCGGGCCAAACGCGGGCGCAGGGCGTACTCGTTCGACGACATTGCGGTGGTGCCGAGTCGGCGCACCCGCGACCCCGAAGTCGTGTCGCTCCACTGGAGCATCGACGCGCTCACCTTCGAGATTCCGGTGATCGCAGCGCCGATGGACTCGGTGGTGAGCCCGCAGACCGCGATCGAGATCGGGCGACTCGGCGGCCTCGGCGTGCTCGACCTCGAAGGCCTCTGGACCCGCTACGACGATGCCGAGGCGAAGCTCGAGCGCATTCGCGAACTCGCCGACGACGGCGCAACGGCCGAGATGCAGCGCATCTACGCAGAGCCGATCAAGCCCGAGCTCATCGCCACCCGACTCTCAGAGATTCGTGCTGCGGGCGTGCCCGTCGCCGCGGCACTCAGCCCGCAGCGCACGCAAGAGCACCACCAGGCCGTGATCGACGCGGGGGTCGACCTGTTCGTGATCCGCGGCACGACGGTGAGTGCCGAGCACGTCAGCAACACGGTCGAGCCCCTCAACTTGAAGAAGTTCATCTACGAGCTCGACGTGCCCGTCATGGTGGGCGGCGCCGCGACCTACACGGCTGCCCTGCACCTCATGCGCACGGGTGCGGCCGGGGTGCTCGTCGGGTTCGGCGGCGGGGCTGCGTCGACGACGCGGCTCAGCCTGGGCATCCACGCCCCGATGGCGACCGCGGTCAGCGACGTCGCCGCCGCACGTCGTGACTACCTCGACGAGTCGGGAGGGCGCTATGTGCACGTCATCGCCGACGGCGGCCTCGGCACGAGCGGCGACATCGTCAAGGCGGTCGCCATGGGCGCGGACGCCGTCATGCTGGGTACCGCGCTTGCGCGGGCGACGGATGCTCCGGGCGGCGGGTGGCACTGGGGGCCCGAGGCGCATCACCCCGAGCTTCCGCGCGGCCGCCGCGTGCACGTCGGCCAGTTCGCACCGCTTCAGCAGCTGCTGTTCGGGCCGAGCGCGACGGCCGACGGCCAGGCGAATCTCATGGGCGCTCTGCGACGATCGATGGCGACGACCGGCTACTCAGATCTCAAAGAGTTTCAGCGGGTCGATGTGGTCGTCGCCCCCTATACGGCGGGTCGCTAG
- a CDS encoding branched-chain amino acid ABC transporter permease: protein MDWILLFSNAAQEIISPTTAAYALAALGLAIHFGFTGLLNFGQAGFMALGAYGFAIATLTFGWPVWAAILTGVVASIVFALILGIPTLRLRADYLAIVTIAAAEIVRLLFTTNTFVDVTGSANGLQGYKGGFAALNPIPEGTYGFGPWVYNEYDWWVRIFGWGLVALAAFITWRLFKSPWGRVIKGIREDEDAVRALGKNVYFYKMQSLVIGGVFGALAGMIFILPRAVVPSNYQTSLTFFIYAILLLGGAATVFGPIIGSVIFWVLLSFFSGFIARAVEVGWLPFLSNVQAGQLRFILVGVAIMLIVIYRPQGIFGNKKELAFVK, encoded by the coding sequence ATCGACTGGATCCTTCTCTTCTCCAACGCCGCGCAGGAGATCATTTCTCCGACGACGGCTGCCTACGCGCTCGCCGCACTCGGGCTGGCGATTCACTTCGGCTTCACGGGCCTGCTGAACTTCGGTCAGGCGGGCTTCATGGCGCTGGGCGCGTACGGCTTCGCCATTGCCACGCTGACCTTCGGATGGCCGGTCTGGGCCGCGATCCTCACCGGCGTGGTGGCCTCCATCGTCTTCGCCCTGATTCTCGGCATACCCACGCTGCGGTTGCGGGCCGATTACCTCGCGATCGTGACGATTGCGGCGGCGGAGATCGTGCGGCTGCTGTTCACGACCAACACGTTCGTCGACGTGACGGGCTCTGCCAACGGCCTGCAGGGCTACAAGGGCGGGTTCGCCGCGCTCAACCCGATTCCCGAGGGCACCTACGGCTTCGGCCCGTGGGTCTACAACGAGTACGACTGGTGGGTGCGTATCTTCGGCTGGGGCCTCGTCGCCCTCGCTGCTTTCATCACGTGGCGCCTGTTCAAGAGCCCCTGGGGCCGTGTCATCAAGGGCATTCGTGAAGACGAGGATGCTGTGCGCGCGCTCGGCAAGAACGTCTACTTCTACAAGATGCAGTCGCTGGTCATCGGCGGCGTGTTCGGCGCCCTGGCCGGCATGATCTTCATCCTGCCTCGCGCCGTGGTGCCCTCGAACTACCAGACGTCGCTGACGTTCTTCATCTACGCGATCTTGTTGCTGGGCGGTGCCGCAACGGTTTTCGGCCCGATCATCGGCTCGGTCATCTTCTGGGTGCTGCTGTCGTTCTTCTCGGGCTTCATCGCTCGCGCGGTCGAGGTCGGATGGCTGCCGTTCCTGTCGAACGTTCAGGCTGGTCAGCTTCGCTTCATCCTGGTGGGCGTCGCGATCATGCTGATAGTCATCTATAGACCACAAGGAATCTTCGGGAACAAGAAGGAGCTGGCCTTTGTCAAGTAG